A single genomic interval of Hevea brasiliensis isolate MT/VB/25A 57/8 chromosome 4, ASM3005281v1, whole genome shotgun sequence harbors:
- the LOC110637209 gene encoding E3 ubiquitin-protein ligase UPL6 isoform X4 yields MFFTGDPTTRKRVDLGGRSSKERDRQKLIEQTRLERNRRLWLRQQNSAAIKIQKCFRGRKAVEAEHDKVRDQFYRTYGKSYLNINRQSFGPDSEFLRNLFFFFNAQNNGDFTVLVETCRLLLQLVQDNGDIISLFGGVDYLTNHALVDYRVKQLAFCCIQAVYHNREQLKDQVLMTPWESSEPAVVLLEVVVLLIDQKLPWACKIVGYLLQRNVFTLFREIVLVGKENRRPNNCVGKAPSLERMLSMIISHVGQKPCICPHIDPLCSFSSQMLTIPFLWQLFPSLKEVFATRELSRHYTHQMALCVQGHANVLPNDVSAEYPGYACLLGNMLETAGVTLSQPDCSFEMAIDLAAVTTFLLETLPPIKSSSRETRENSTLAEDDAALPDEMEIVLNRDLEQQITNAINSRFLLQLTNVLFGEISLNGSHYGLDEKEVTAVGAACAFLNVIFNTLPLERIMTILAYRTDLVRVLWNFMKQCHEKQRWSSLPEQLLHLPADVPGWLLPLAVFCPVYKHMLMIVDNEEFYEQEKPLSLKDIRCLIIILRQALWQLLWVNPMAHNNAVKQMMNTSAYRRNPVESIKHRVSVVASELLSQLQDWNNRRQFTPPSDFHADGVDDFFISQAVLDGTKANDIMKRAPFLVPFTSRVKIFNSQLLAARQRNGAHGVFTRNRFRIRRDHILEDAYNQMSALSEEDLRGLIRVAFVNEFGVEEAGIDGGGIFKDFMENITRAAFDVQYGLFKETADHLLYPNPGSGMIHEQHLQFFHFLGTLLAKAMFEGILVDIPFATFFLSKLKQKFNYLNDLPSLDPELYRHLIFLKHYQGDISELELYFVIVNNEYGEQTEEELLPGGRNNRVTNENVITFIHLVSNHRLNFQIRQQSSHFLRGFQQLIQKDWIDMFNEHELQLLISGSLESLDVDDLRLHTNYAGGYHSEHYVIEMFWEVLKGFSLEKQKKFLKFVTGCSRGPLLGFKFLEPLFCIQRAAGSASEEALDRLPTSATCMNLLKLPPYRSKQQLETKLLYAINAEAGFDLS; encoded by the exons ATGTTTTTTACCGGTGATCCAACCACTCGGAAGCGAGTTGATTTGGGAGGCCGGAGCTCCAAGGAGAGAGACAGACAGAAACTTATTGAGCAAACTAGATTGGAGCGAAACCGTCGATTGTGGTTGCGCCAACAGAATTCGGCTGCAATAAAAATTCAG AAATGCTTTAGAGGGAGAAAGGCTGTGGAAGCTGAGCATGATAAGGTGCGAGATCAGTTCTATAGAACCTATGGGAAGAGTTACCTAAATATTAACAG gcaatcttttggtccagaTTCAGAGTTCCTACGCAATCTATTCTTTTTCTTCAATGCACAAAATAATGGTGATTTTACTGTCCTTGTGGAGACCTGCCGATTGCTTTTGCAACTTGTTCAAGATAATG GGGATATCATTAGTCTGTTTGGTGGTGTAGATTATCTGACCAATCATGCTTTGGTGGACTATAGGGTGAAACAACTTGCGTTCTGTTGTATTCAGGCTGTATATCATAATAG AGAACAATTGAAGGATCAAGTATTGATGACACCGTGGGAATCTAGTGAACCGGCAGTTGTCTTGCTGGAAGTTGTAGTTCTGTTGATAGATCAAAAACTTCCATGGGCATGTAAGATTGTCGGCTATCTATTGCAAAGAAATGTCTTCACTCTATTTAGAGAAATTGTTCTTGTGGGGAAG GAAAATAGAAGGCCTAACAATTGTGTTGGAAAAGCTCCTTCATTGGAGCGCATGCTCTCTATGATAATTTCTCATGTTGGTCAGAAGCCATGTATTTGCCCACATATTGATCCGCTATGTAGTTTCTCCTCTCAGATGCTGACAATTCCTTTCTTATGGCAGCTTTTTCCAAGCTTAAAAGAG GTCTTTGCAACTCGGGAGCTGAGCCGACATTACACTCATCAGATGGCACTATGTGTGCAGGGTCATGCTAATGTACTGCCCAATGATGTTTCAGCAGAATATCCTGGTTATGCCTGTCTCCTTGGAAACATGTTAGAAACTGCTGGAGTTACTTTATCGCAGCCTGATTGTTCATTTGAGATG gccATAGACCTTGCAGCTGTTACAACATTCTTGTTGGAGACACTTCCTCCTATAAAATCATCAAGTCGGGAAACTAGAGAAA ATTCCACACTGGCTGAGGATGATGCCGCACTGCCTGATGAGATGGAAATAGTTTTGAATAGAGATTTGGAACAACAAATAACCAATGCTATAAATTCACGCTTCCTTTTACAATTG ACAAATGTTTTATTTGGAGAAATTTCACTCAATGGTTCTCATTATGGACTGGATGAAAAAGAGGTTACAGCTGTTGGTGCTGCATGTGCTTTTCTGAATGTCATTTTCAATACTTTACCGCTCGAAAGAATCATGACTATACTAGCTTATAGAACTGATCTGGTTCGAGTGCTTTGGAATTTTATGAAGCAGTGTCATGAAAAGCAAAGATGGTCATCCTTGCCTGAGCAGTTATTGCATCTTCCAGCTGATGTGCCTGGCTGGTTACTGCCTCTGGCTGTTTTTTGTCCTGTATACAA GCACATGCTTATGATTGTTGATAATGAGGAGTTCTATGAACAGGAGAAGCCACTATCATTAAAAGATATCAGATGCCTAATTATTATTCTGAGACAG GCCTTATGGCAGCTCCTATGGGTGAATCCTATGGCACACAACAATGCAGTGAAACAGATGATGAACACTTCTGCTTATAGGCGGAACCCTGttgaatctattaaacacagagTTAGCGTCGTAGCTTCTGAACTCCTCTCTCAG TTGCAAGATTGGAACAACAGACGACAATTTACTCCACCCAGTGACTTCCATGCTGATGGTGTTGATGATTTCTTCATTTCCCAG GCTGTACTAGATGGGACGAAAGCAAATGACATAATGAAGCGAGCTCCATTTTTGGTACCTTTTACAAGCAGGGTTAAAATATTCAAT TCGCAATTATTGGCAGCCAGGCAAAGAAATGGGGCCCATGGTGTTTTTACAAGGAACAGATTCAGAATTCGACGGGATCATATTCTGGAAGATGCTTATAATCAGATGAGTGCTTTGTCTGAAGAAGATCTTCGAGGATTG ATTCGTGTGGCATTTGTCAATGAGTTTGGAGTTGAGGAGGCTGGCATTGATGGCGGTGGAATTTTTAAAGATTTCATGGAGAACATTACTCGAGCAGCATTCGATGTGCAGTATGGATTATTTAAG GAAACAGCAGATCACCTACTGTATCCTAATCCGGGTTCAGGAATGATACATGAACAGCATCTTCAGTTTTTCCATTTTCTTGGAACTCTTCTTGCAAAG GCTATGTTTGAAGGTATTCTTGTTGATATACCATTCGCAACATTCTTCTTGAGCAAATTAAAACAAAA GTTCAACTATCTGAATGACCTGCCTTCCTTGGACCCAGAATTATATCGCCATCTTATTTTCCTGAAG CACTATCAAGGTGACATTTCTGAATTGGAACTCTACTTTGTCATTGTAAATAATGAGTATGGAGAGCAAACAGAAGAAGAACTGCTTCCTGGAGGAAGAAACAATCGTGTTACTAATGAGAATGTTATTACATTTATTCATCTTGTATCCAACCATCGTTTGAATTTTCAG ATACGCCAACAAAGTTCTCATTTTTTGAGGGGCTTTCAGCAGCTCATACAGAAAGATTGGATTGATATGTTCAATGAACATGAACTTCAG CTCTTGATATCAGGTTCACTTGAAAGCTTGGATGTTGATGACCTTCGTCTTCATACCaattatgcaggaggttatcacaGT GAGCATTATGTCATTGAGATGTTCTGGGAAGTTCTCAAAGGCTTTTCCTTGGAAAAACAGAAGAAATTTTTGAA GTTTGTTACTGGTTGCTCACGAGGACCACTGCTTGGATTTAAATTCCTTGAGCCATTATTTTGCATACAGAG GGCTGCTGGCAGTGCTTCTGAAGAAGCTCTTGATCGTTTGCCAACATCAGCTACTTGTATGAATCTTCTGAAGCTTCCACCATATAGAAG CAAACAGCAACTGGAAACAAAATTGCTCTACGCTATAAATGCTGAAGCTGGTTTTGATTTGAGCTGA